The Prevotella melaninogenica genome window below encodes:
- a CDS encoding copper resistance protein NlpE N-terminal domain-containing protein, translating to MKKIMFLVAACAAMVACNNGKTTANNEGADSAVQDSAAAGDSAVYEGLTPAADVAGIKYRVALAKDSSNGFSVSESYMKSASEADTVYNYTGKYQVVEKDVKGKKNTYYQFELGKDNKTNFLVVNDSTLRLVNSDFEEPAVNTKDMNYDLKLK from the coding sequence ATGAAAAAGATTATGTTTTTGGTAGCTGCTTGTGCAGCTATGGTAGCTTGTAACAATGGCAAGACTACTGCAAACAACGAGGGTGCAGATTCTGCAGTTCAGGATTCAGCTGCTGCTGGCGACTCTGCTGTTTACGAGGGTTTGACACCTGCAGCTGATGTTGCTGGTATCAAGTATCGTGTTGCTTTGGCAAAGGATTCATCAAATGGTTTCAGCGTATCTGAGTCTTACATGAAGTCTGCTTCTGAGGCTGATACTGTTTACAACTATACAGGTAAATATCAGGTTGTAGAGAAGGACGTTAAGGGTAAGAAAAATACTTACTACCAGTTCGAGTTGGGTAAGGACAACAAGACCAACTTCCTCGTAGTAAACGATTCTACACTTCGTCTTGTTAACTCTGACTTCGAGGAGCCAGCAGTTAATACAAAGGATATGAACTACGACTTGAAGTTGAAGTAA